One segment of Chryseobacterium turcicum DNA contains the following:
- a CDS encoding MFS transporter, which yields MSSVNSVKPTTYRWTICLLLFLATTINYLDRQVLSLTWKDFIAPEFHWNNNDYGNITALFSIFYAIGMLFAGKFVDWMDTKKGFLWAIGVWSIGAVLHAFCGIATSGILTGNWFAGFYGSKELIGTVSNTGAIISTSVTLFIFARFVLAIGEAGNFPAAIKTTAEYFPKKDRAFSTSIWNAGATVGALAAPLTIPFIAKAMGWEWAFIIIGALGFVWMGLWVFVYKKPHEHKRVNEHELTYINQDQDDLPNENPSAPEKVFTFKECFSYRQTWAFAFGKFMTDGVWWFFLFWTPAYLSSVYKMDSTESALPLFVLYMITLFSIIGGWLPKYFVEKKGMNAYSGRMKAMLIFAFFPLLALLAQPLGSATYWIPVLIIGIAGAAHQAWSANIFSTVGDMFPKKAIATITGIGGMAGGIGSFIINKSSGVLFDHAHKAWSTVDGVPLLEKYPQYVNERLPDDFFKQLEKSGAIVVDGIDKGYMIIFSACAVAYLIAWSVMKLLVPKYKVISK from the coding sequence ATGAGCTCAGTTAATTCTGTTAAACCAACAACATACAGATGGACGATATGTCTGCTCTTGTTTTTGGCGACCACAATCAATTATTTAGATCGTCAGGTTTTATCATTAACCTGGAAAGACTTCATCGCTCCGGAATTTCACTGGAATAACAACGATTATGGAAATATCACAGCATTATTCTCCATATTCTATGCTATAGGAATGCTTTTCGCAGGGAAATTTGTGGATTGGATGGATACCAAAAAAGGATTCCTTTGGGCAATCGGAGTTTGGTCTATTGGTGCTGTTTTGCACGCATTCTGTGGAATTGCCACTTCAGGAATTCTTACCGGAAACTGGTTTGCAGGTTTTTATGGTTCTAAAGAATTAATTGGAACTGTTTCTAATACCGGGGCAATTATCAGCACAAGTGTAACATTATTTATTTTTGCACGTTTCGTATTGGCAATTGGTGAAGCTGGAAATTTTCCGGCAGCCATTAAAACGACGGCAGAATATTTCCCTAAAAAAGACAGAGCATTTTCTACAAGTATCTGGAATGCAGGTGCGACGGTTGGAGCTTTGGCAGCACCGCTAACTATTCCTTTCATCGCGAAAGCAATGGGTTGGGAATGGGCATTTATCATCATTGGTGCATTAGGATTTGTGTGGATGGGACTTTGGGTATTTGTTTACAAAAAACCTCATGAACATAAAAGAGTTAATGAACACGAACTCACGTATATCAATCAGGACCAGGACGACCTTCCGAATGAAAATCCTTCAGCTCCCGAAAAAGTATTTACATTTAAAGAATGCTTCAGCTACAGACAAACTTGGGCTTTTGCTTTCGGGAAATTCATGACAGATGGTGTTTGGTGGTTCTTTCTATTCTGGACTCCGGCATATTTAAGTTCGGTTTACAAAATGGATTCTACAGAAAGTGCATTACCATTATTTGTATTGTACATGATTACACTATTCTCCATTATCGGTGGATGGTTACCAAAATATTTTGTTGAAAAGAAAGGGATGAATGCTTATTCAGGAAGAATGAAGGCAATGTTAATCTTCGCATTTTTTCCGTTATTAGCTTTATTGGCACAACCTCTTGGTTCAGCAACGTATTGGATTCCTGTTTTAATTATTGGTATTGCAGGAGCAGCGCACCAGGCTTGGTCAGCAAACATTTTCTCAACAGTAGGCGATATGTTTCCTAAAAAAGCCATTGCAACCATCACCGGAATTGGTGGAATGGCAGGCGGAATCGGTTCATTTATCATCAATAAATCTTCTGGAGTTTTATTTGATCATGCTCACAAAGCCTGGTCAACGGTAGATGGAGTTCCGTTATTAGAAAAATATCCTCAATATGTAAATGAAAGATTACCGGATGATTTTTTCAAGCAATTAGAAAAATCAGGAGCAATCGTCGTAGATGGAATTGATAAAGGATACATGATTATTTTCTCAGCCTGTGCTGTAGCGTATCTTATCGCTTGGAGCGTAATGAAATTATTAGTTCCAAAATATAAAGTAATCAGTAAATAA
- a CDS encoding UxaA family hydrolase has translation MQKKVLKVNPKDNVIVALMDLPAGESVHLDGTDYTVVKDIKAKHKFAAVDFEDGDHIIMYGVIVGKANQSIKQGEVITTENVKHQSAKVVGKTDTLGWTPPNVDKWKDRTFNGYHREDGQVGTENIWLFFPLVFCENKNIETLKDIFEKELLHDKASKHQLLLRSLLNGGQDSDVAVEEEVEDTRIFKNIDVRFITHQGGCGGIRQDAEALGRLFAGYVNNPNVAGATVLSLGCQNLQVQIFMDALHALAPDNKKPIVVYEQQKSGTIDAMLTGVIKDSFEGIKNANDIERKPASITKLNIGLECGGSDGFSGISANPVLGEVSDIMAAVGGTTMLAEFPELCGVEQELVNRCINDEDGVKFLKLMKDFEESVVAAGSGFDMNPSPGNIKDGLITDAMKSAGASKKGGSAPIVEVLDFTEYATKPGLNLLCTPGNDAECTTALVGSGATVVLFTTGLGTPMGNPIAPVVKISSNTVLAEKMSDIIDFNAGTVISGEKTIPEAADELLEYIIKVASGEEKTKADLLNQNDFIPWRRGVSL, from the coding sequence ATGCAAAAGAAAGTACTGAAAGTAAATCCTAAAGACAATGTGATTGTCGCGTTGATGGATTTGCCTGCCGGAGAATCGGTACATTTAGACGGTACAGATTACACGGTTGTAAAAGACATCAAGGCTAAACATAAATTCGCCGCCGTAGATTTTGAGGACGGTGACCATATCATCATGTATGGCGTTATCGTTGGGAAAGCAAATCAATCTATCAAACAAGGCGAAGTCATTACCACTGAAAATGTAAAGCACCAAAGTGCAAAAGTAGTAGGTAAAACAGATACATTAGGCTGGACTCCACCCAATGTAGATAAATGGAAAGACCGTACTTTCAACGGATATCACCGTGAAGACGGACAAGTAGGAACAGAAAATATCTGGCTATTCTTTCCTTTGGTATTCTGCGAAAATAAGAATATCGAAACTTTGAAAGATATTTTCGAAAAAGAATTACTTCATGATAAGGCAAGTAAACATCAACTCTTGTTAAGGTCATTATTAAATGGCGGACAGGATTCTGATGTTGCAGTGGAAGAGGAAGTAGAAGATACAAGAATATTTAAAAATATCGACGTAAGATTCATCACGCACCAAGGTGGTTGTGGCGGAATTCGTCAGGATGCCGAAGCATTGGGAAGACTGTTTGCAGGATATGTAAACAACCCAAATGTCGCAGGTGCAACTGTTCTAAGTTTAGGTTGCCAGAATCTTCAGGTGCAGATTTTTATGGATGCCCTTCACGCGTTGGCTCCCGATAACAAAAAGCCGATTGTTGTTTACGAACAGCAAAAATCCGGTACCATCGATGCGATGTTAACGGGTGTGATTAAAGATTCTTTTGAAGGAATTAAAAATGCAAACGATATTGAAAGAAAACCAGCTTCCATCACGAAACTGAACATCGGTTTGGAATGTGGCGGTTCAGACGGTTTCTCAGGGATTTCTGCAAACCCTGTGTTGGGCGAAGTTTCAGATATTATGGCGGCAGTTGGCGGAACAACTATGCTTGCCGAATTCCCGGAATTGTGTGGAGTAGAGCAGGAGTTGGTCAACCGTTGCATTAATGATGAAGACGGCGTAAAATTCCTCAAACTTATGAAAGATTTTGAAGAATCTGTGGTTGCGGCAGGATCTGGTTTTGATATGAATCCTTCTCCCGGAAATATCAAAGACGGTTTGATTACCGATGCGATGAAATCTGCAGGAGCTTCTAAAAAAGGCGGTTCAGCACCGATTGTGGAAGTGCTTGACTTTACAGAGTATGCAACAAAACCAGGATTGAATCTTCTCTGTACTCCCGGAAATGATGCCGAATGTACAACCGCATTAGTTGGTTCAGGTGCAACAGTTGTTCTTTTCACAACAGGTTTAGGAACACCTATGGGAAATCCTATTGCTCCCGTGGTAAAGATTTCTTCGAATACGGTTTTGGCAGAAAAAATGTCAGATATCATCGACTTTAATGCCGGTACCGTTATCAGTGGCGAAAAAACAATTCCCGAAGCAGCAGACGAACTGCTGGAATACATCATCAAGGTCGCAAGCGGCGAAGAAAAAACCAAAGCCGACCTTCTTAATCAGAATGATTTCATTCCATGGAGACGCGGTGTCTCTCTGTAA
- a CDS encoding tagaturonate reductase, whose amino-acid sequence MENQTKQKLNRQNSGLDTTLPIKIVQFGGGNFMRGFTDYVIDKLNKETDFKGGIVNLQATPNGSIQKMEEQDNLYTLFSRGIKKGEIIDEKQVISAIQKSVNPYADYDAFLNLAKEEELEFVFSNTTETGIAYDESETSYQGPHKNFPAKVAVLLHERFKHFNGAADKGLRIIPCELIEDNAFVLRDIIIKYAQLWNLEDAFVQWINQSNYFHNTLVDRIVPGYPKDDIEAYEDQLDYEDQNMVVSETFLLFVIQEARNLNERIPFNKINEQILVVDDIQPYRLRKVRILNGGHTLMLAPAILSGKELVKDAIDDQFIGKFLSDAIFNEVNPTLGLDENELKEFAEEVFDRFRNPFIKHHLASIALYFVSKFKVRVLPSLLTYVETNGKLPLNLTFSLASLIRFYQGSFGEKALPLNDEEGIIAKFKEIWTNEDYEKVAELALSETSFWDTDLTKVEGLKIAVAKALYEIDHNNMETAYNNFIQFYS is encoded by the coding sequence ATGGAAAATCAGACAAAACAAAAATTAAACCGTCAAAACAGCGGTCTCGATACAACATTACCAATCAAAATTGTACAATTCGGTGGCGGAAACTTCATGCGTGGATTCACCGATTATGTAATCGATAAATTAAATAAAGAAACAGATTTCAAAGGTGGTATTGTAAATCTTCAGGCAACGCCAAATGGCTCGATCCAGAAAATGGAAGAGCAGGATAATTTGTACACTTTATTTTCAAGAGGAATTAAAAAAGGAGAAATTATTGATGAAAAGCAGGTGATTTCTGCGATTCAGAAGTCGGTGAATCCGTATGCAGATTACGATGCATTTTTAAATTTAGCAAAAGAAGAAGAATTGGAATTTGTATTTTCAAATACCACAGAAACCGGAATTGCTTACGATGAGTCTGAAACTTCTTACCAAGGTCCACACAAAAATTTCCCTGCGAAAGTAGCAGTTTTGCTTCACGAAAGATTCAAGCATTTCAATGGAGCAGCAGATAAAGGTTTGAGAATTATTCCTTGCGAACTCATTGAAGATAATGCCTTTGTTTTAAGAGATATTATCATTAAATATGCGCAGCTTTGGAATTTAGAAGATGCTTTTGTGCAATGGATTAACCAAAGTAATTATTTTCATAATACACTGGTTGATAGAATCGTTCCGGGTTATCCGAAAGACGATATTGAAGCTTACGAAGATCAGTTGGATTACGAAGATCAGAATATGGTTGTTTCAGAAACGTTCTTATTGTTTGTGATTCAGGAAGCTAGAAATTTAAATGAAAGAATTCCATTCAACAAAATCAACGAGCAGATTTTAGTGGTTGATGATATTCAGCCGTACCGTTTAAGAAAAGTAAGAATTTTGAATGGTGGACATACTTTGATGTTGGCTCCTGCAATTTTATCTGGAAAAGAATTGGTGAAAGATGCGATTGATGACCAATTTATCGGCAAGTTTTTAAGTGATGCTATTTTTAATGAAGTTAACCCTACTTTAGGGTTAGATGAAAATGAATTGAAAGAGTTTGCGGAAGAAGTTTTCGACAGATTCAGAAATCCTTTCATCAAACATCATTTAGCGAGCATTGCTTTATATTTTGTGTCTAAATTTAAAGTAAGAGTACTGCCAAGTTTATTGACTTACGTTGAAACCAACGGGAAGTTACCATTAAACCTTACATTTTCTTTAGCGAGTTTAATTAGATTTTATCAGGGAAGTTTTGGTGAAAAAGCCCTTCCTTTAAATGATGAAGAAGGAATTATTGCTAAATTTAAAGAAATTTGGACCAATGAAGATTACGAAAAAGTTGCTGAATTAGCACTTTCTGAAACATCATTCTGGGACACCGACCTTACAAAGGTTGAAGGTTTAAAAATAGCAGTTGCCAAAGCATTGTATGAAATTGACCACAATAACATGGAAACTGCCTACAACAATTTTATTCAATTTTATTCTTAG